The following proteins come from a genomic window of Populus alba chromosome 12, ASM523922v2, whole genome shotgun sequence:
- the LOC118044867 gene encoding uncharacterized protein, whose amino-acid sequence MAFRSMGYWKSIASRLSGTATYATSTPPKLKSYLPTADQFGHHYHQESKHGKKVRGDFVPVYVAIGMIAVSISLGLYTAKQQVLYAPNVRVRKKTRETIPEVVDPDKVVEEADKFIKKSFFRKVAHVQEFDHNGLEYLPDPVRKDVFAHKPRAETLKDVGVDPKLQL is encoded by the exons ATGGCTTTTAGATCAATG GGTTATTGGAAATCAATAGCTAGTCGCTTAAGTGGAACAGCAACATATGCAACCTCAACCCCGCCAAAACTGAAATCATACTTGCCAACAGCTGATCAGTTTGGACATCACTATCATCAAGAAAGCAAGCATGGCAAGAAGGTGAGAGGTGACTTTGTGCCAGTTTATGTGGCAATAGGGATGATAGCTGTATCAATATCACTTGGTCTCTACACTGCCAAGCAACAAGTACTGTATGCACCTAATGTTCGCGTAAGGAAGAAGACTAGAGAGACCATACCTGAAGTGGTTGATCCAGATAAAGTGGTGGAGGAAGCTGATAAGTTCATAAAGAAATCATTTTTCAGGAAAGTAGCACATGTTCAAGAGTTTGATCATAATGGACTTGAGTATTTGCCCGATCCTGTTCGTAAAGATGTTTTCGCACACAAGCCTCGTGCTGAGACACTTAAAGATGTAGGGGTCGATCCTAAACTACAGCTTTGA